The Cryomorphaceae bacterium 1068 region CTGTTCCGCTAGTTCAACTTCCTCCAGAGTGAAATCACCTTCGGGCCCGATCAAGATCAGCGATTCAGATCCTTCGGGGTTTACCTCAATGGGTGTGCGCTTTTTGTCGCTAATGCAGTGGGCGATCAATCCCCCGTTGCTATCTTTTCTCACAAGTTCTTCGAAAGTAATCATCGGCCTAAGGATCGGGACAAAAGCTCTTTGGGATTGCTTTGAAGCATTGAGAATAATTTTCTCAGACCTTTCATCTTTGATTCTCGCTCTCTCCGTTCGTTTAGAAATCAATGGAACGATTTCGCTTATGCCAAGTTCGGTTGCCTTTTCCAAGAACCACTCGAATCTACTCAGGTTTTTTGTAGGTGAAATAGCTACTGTCACACGGTGAAGTGGTTTAGGGTAGCTCTTCTTCTCCAAAACACTCACCTTGACATCCAGCTTGGAGATTTGGCTGATTTTGGCAGTGTATTGCACGCCTTTTCCGTCTCCGATCAGAACTTCATCGCCCTCCCTCAATCGAAGAACACGCGCAGCGTGCTTGCTCTCCTCAGGATTGAGAAAGCCATGTTTCGGATCGAATTCAGGGTCTAAGAAGAAGTGCATTATTTGAGAAAAAGAAACCCCATGGAAATCCATGGGGCTTCATTGAGTAATGTATTGTGTTTAAGCGTTCTCTTTTACTTGAGGTGCTGCGTTCAGAATTTCTTCAGATACGCCTGACTCAAACTTTTTGAAATTGTCTACAAACTTGCCTGCAAGGACATTGGCCTTATTGTCGTAGGCATCTTTGTCGGCCCAAGTATTTCTCGGGTTCAAAATCTCTGTAGGAACATTTGGACATTCATTTGGAATAGCCAATCCGAATATCTCATGATTGTGGTAATCAACATTATCAAGATGCCCGTCAAGAGCTGCGTGAATCATGGCTCTCGTGAACTTTAATTTGATTCGGCTTCCTGTTCCGTAGGCACCACCTGACCAACCTGTGTTGATCAACCAAACATTGGCTCCGCTTTTTTCCATTTTGTCAGCTAGCATTTCTGCGTAAACCCCCGGATGCAATGGCAT contains the following coding sequences:
- a CDS encoding RsmE family RNA methyltransferase; amino-acid sequence: MHFFLDPEFDPKHGFLNPEESKHAARVLRLREGDEVLIGDGKGVQYTAKISQISKLDVKVSVLEKKSYPKPLHRVTVAISPTKNLSRFEWFLEKATELGISEIVPLISKRTERARIKDERSEKIILNASKQSQRAFVPILRPMITFEELVRKDSNGGLIAHCISDKKRTPIEVNPEGSESLILIGPEGDFTLEEVELAEQAGFKGVVLNENRLRTETAGILAVAMLQMSSR